The following coding sequences are from one Methanosarcina sp. WWM596 window:
- a CDS encoding transcriptional regulator yields the protein MNGLEDRDGLSETGEPPQGPGLEEQDNRVLVLPVNGDSRKLTQILSNETSLKILELLGKKSMSATNIAEELNLPLTTVKYNLDSLIESDLIKVKQIKWSQKGRQIKIYESVEKLIVLVPSRNSMDKLSIINLLQKYMGVIGAAFFAAAGIEYLSVYLRAKSIVDATAPLRMGITGPVNETYPEATIMESVKDEKLSPKDGGSNSTFDQALPEEGVMEEEVMEKEVMDASPETFAGQQVMDGSGAEKLPSEMDAARESGAAEVSVPDTLDSTPELPSVPPEGLTHLGGVHGLYDALSLHPGIWFLFGCIFVIFLVIVREVYYKKKTK from the coding sequence ATGAACGGGCTTGAAGATAGAGACGGTTTATCTGAAACCGGTGAGCCTCCCCAGGGGCCTGGACTCGAGGAGCAGGATAACAGGGTACTTGTTCTCCCTGTAAACGGTGACTCAAGAAAGCTTACCCAGATCCTCTCCAACGAAACATCATTGAAGATTCTCGAACTTCTTGGGAAGAAAAGCATGTCTGCAACCAATATTGCAGAAGAGTTGAACCTTCCCCTTACCACGGTCAAATATAACCTTGATTCTCTGATCGAATCCGACCTGATTAAAGTCAAACAGATTAAGTGGAGCCAGAAAGGGCGGCAGATCAAGATCTACGAATCTGTGGAAAAACTGATTGTCCTTGTCCCTTCCAGAAATTCAATGGATAAACTCTCCATTATAAATTTGCTGCAGAAATACATGGGAGTAATAGGAGCAGCCTTCTTTGCAGCTGCAGGAATAGAGTACCTTTCAGTCTACCTGCGGGCAAAAAGTATCGTCGATGCCACTGCTCCTTTGCGGATGGGGATCACGGGGCCGGTAAATGAGACTTATCCAGAAGCAACAATTATGGAGAGCGTTAAAGATGAAAAGCTGAGCCCTAAAGACGGAGGTTCGAACTCTACTTTTGATCAGGCATTGCCGGAAGAGGGGGTGATGGAAGAGGAGGTAATGGAAAAGGAGGTGATGGATGCAAGCCCTGAGACCTTTGCCGGGCAGCAGGTAATGGACGGTTCAGGAGCAGAAAAATTGCCTTCAGAAATGGACGCTGCCCGGGAATCAGGGGCTGCTGAAGTCTCTGTCCCGGATACTCTGGACTCAACTCCGGAACTGCCTTCCGTTCCTCCTGAAGGGCTCACACACCTTGGAGGGGTTCATGGGCTTTATGATGCCCTTTCTCTTCATCCGGGGATCTGGTTCCTTTTCGGGTGCATCTTTGTAATATTTTTGGTAATTGTAAGAGAAGTCTATTATAAGAAAAAAACCAAGTAA